The following coding sequences lie in one Lelliottia jeotgali genomic window:
- a CDS encoding glycosyl transferase family 2 encodes MANNLMQTLLKRQQQKKTTETPFVSVVCPTWDRRAFLPYLLYLFQYQDYPADKRELVILDDSAESNEDLMAMMVDSRVDNVRYIHSPERLDLGKKRNMLNDLAKGEYIVCFDDDDYYPPNKISVQVAEMQRNNALFSGSDTIYIWYSHLDKIYRTHAFGPQHALNGTFAYHRNFLKNHRYEDDAVLAEEQAFLNNFTSPVLQIDPKQAILCISHSSNTYDKDFVLGSSQPTDLTLEDFVSDRNLLSHYRRLSHAPLSTAVQWQAFGKVVVMYDPDQPDQLENQRQALTALGLEAQQLVPFARSSLNELETHCQVLDIAQHEAWESVMLVDASVKYVRKEMSIKTVNQLFSRLEHIDWQVVLLGARYQQISPLKALPGVARVTRADCGCTYAVNGKYIPELLAHYRQAIAEQTSFNACWPAQMQAHCWLGLLPSFAFLSEMPDRDSGKTIDCTHWFFRKNFQ; translated from the coding sequence ATGGCTAATAACTTGATGCAGACGCTGCTCAAACGCCAGCAGCAGAAAAAAACGACTGAAACACCTTTTGTCAGCGTGGTTTGCCCGACGTGGGACCGCCGGGCATTTTTGCCCTATCTGCTGTATCTCTTTCAGTATCAGGATTATCCGGCAGATAAACGCGAGCTGGTGATCCTCGACGATTCCGCCGAGAGCAACGAAGATCTGATGGCGATGATGGTGGATAGCCGCGTGGACAACGTGCGCTATATTCACAGCCCGGAACGACTGGACCTGGGTAAAAAACGCAACATGCTCAACGACCTGGCGAAAGGCGAATACATTGTCTGCTTTGACGATGACGACTACTACCCGCCGAATAAAATCAGCGTGCAGGTCGCTGAAATGCAGCGTAACAACGCACTCTTTTCCGGCAGCGACACGATTTACATCTGGTACAGCCATCTCGATAAGATCTATCGCACCCACGCGTTTGGCCCGCAGCATGCGCTGAACGGTACTTTTGCCTATCATCGCAACTTCCTGAAAAACCATCGCTATGAAGACGATGCGGTGCTGGCGGAGGAGCAAGCGTTTCTGAACAACTTCACTTCGCCGGTGCTACAAATTGACCCCAAACAGGCGATTTTGTGTATTTCGCACAGCAGCAATACCTATGACAAAGATTTCGTGCTCGGCTCCAGCCAGCCGACGGATTTAACGCTGGAAGACTTCGTTTCGGATCGTAATTTGCTGAGCCACTATCGCCGTCTGAGCCACGCGCCGCTCAGTACCGCCGTGCAGTGGCAGGCGTTTGGCAAAGTGGTGGTGATGTACGATCCAGACCAGCCCGATCAGCTTGAAAATCAGCGTCAGGCGCTGACTGCGCTTGGTCTTGAAGCGCAGCAACTCGTGCCGTTTGCCCGCTCTTCGCTGAACGAACTGGAAACCCACTGCCAGGTGCTGGACATTGCGCAGCACGAAGCGTGGGAGAGCGTGATGCTGGTGGATGCGTCAGTGAAATACGTGCGCAAAGAGATGTCGATAAAAACGGTCAACCAGCTGTTTTCACGTCTTGAGCACATCGACTGGCAGGTGGTTCTGTTGGGCGCGCGCTACCAGCAGATTTCACCGCTCAAAGCCCTACCGGGTGTGGCTCGAGTCACCCGCGCTGACTGTGGCTGCACTTATGCCGTGAACGGCAAATATATTCCTGAGCTGCTGGCGCACTACCGCCAGGCCATCGCTGAACAAACATCCTTTAATGCGTGCTGGCCTGCACAAATGCAGGCGCACTGCTGGCTTGGACTGCTTCCGAGCTTTGCTTTTTTATCCGAGATGCCCGACCGCGACAGCGGGAAGACTATCGATTGCACCCACTGGTTTTTTCGCAAAAACTTTCAATGA
- a CDS encoding Lysine-N-methylase → MELIEHYQPEYVVRFAERKRPCTCPACQKSAGDWPVTQLKLKNQQRDSLDAGCETAAREILLNPQAFVLHTSTTEPDSKQVFNTWDETLNQLCINLAVHPALALESSLYAIGVLLSKAQRYRDNDQCDPQELLAMGEQLSALADGGILDEQMRVLPPIEVNRVEALEQMGAMRLTLNLPAMQKMSMMLKLSELAVMQPARLQDRLRELEAGIARNTLLTEQPHILRNALIYKLYGECLPGPDADNYGDVLMSLTRMMFQLKMLCAMWREDNAQLTHDDVVALFSAWFNWQRGNVWKGANSADYTLLCGLSLI, encoded by the coding sequence ATGGAACTGATTGAGCACTACCAACCTGAATATGTGGTCCGCTTTGCCGAGCGCAAAAGGCCCTGCACCTGTCCTGCCTGCCAGAAAAGCGCGGGCGACTGGCCAGTCACGCAGCTGAAGCTGAAAAATCAGCAGCGCGACAGCCTGGACGCTGGCTGCGAAACCGCTGCACGCGAGATCCTGCTCAACCCGCAAGCCTTTGTTTTGCATACATCGACTACTGAACCCGACAGCAAGCAGGTTTTTAATACCTGGGACGAAACGCTGAATCAGCTGTGTATCAACCTCGCGGTCCATCCGGCGCTGGCGCTGGAAAGCAGCCTGTATGCTATTGGCGTGTTGTTGAGCAAAGCGCAGCGCTATCGCGATAATGACCAGTGCGACCCGCAGGAACTACTGGCGATGGGCGAGCAGCTCTCGGCGCTGGCTGATGGTGGTATTCTGGACGAACAAATGCGGGTGCTGCCGCCGATTGAAGTGAATCGCGTGGAAGCGCTGGAGCAGATGGGCGCGATGCGCCTCACCCTGAATCTGCCTGCGATGCAGAAAATGAGCATGATGCTGAAACTCAGCGAACTGGCGGTAATGCAGCCTGCGCGTTTACAGGATCGCCTGCGTGAGCTTGAGGCTGGCATCGCACGCAATACTTTGCTGACTGAGCAGCCGCATATTCTTCGCAACGCCCTGATCTATAAACTGTACGGCGAGTGTCTGCCAGGCCCGGATGCCGATAACTATGGCGACGTTCTGATGTCTCTGACCCGCATGATGTTCCAGCTAAAAATGCTGTGCGCCATGTGGCGAGAAGACAACGCGCAGCTGACCCACGACGACGTGGTGGCCCTGTTCAGCGCATGGTTCAACTGGCAGCGCGGAAACGTGTGGAAGGGCGCGAATTCTGCGGACTACACGTTGCTGTGCGGGTTGTCGTTGATTTGA